The nucleotide sequence TGTCCCGATGGCTGACCGCCTTCTCCCAGTAGACGCCGCCGGGTAGGTGACGGACCTGGCCGGCCTGGACGATCCCAGTGTGGCGATCGCGGAAATAGGTCGCGACGGCCTGCGACTGCGCGGCATCGGCGACGCCGAGATATACGGCGAACGCCGAGCCCCAGATGTCGTGCTCGCGGCAGCACACCGTCGCCGCGCGGAACAGCCCGACCTGCCTATCCCAGAAGACTCTGCAAACGCTCTGTGCCACTCGCTTGCCCTCGGCCGTCCAATGCCGGGCGTCGTCGTCGCGCCCGGCGACCTTTAGCAGGTCGGCAAGCTGACGGCACGCCTGAACGTACAGCAGCGAGCAGAACAGCACGTCCCCCTGTTTGCGAATCGTGTCGGTAAAGCCGTAGGGACATCGCTCCTGCGGCTCGCCCGGCACGATGTGGACCAGGCCGGTGGCGGGATTTCGCGGGACCGCGTTCATCGTTCTGGCGAGCGGCTCGGCAATCCCGCGAACGAGTTGCACGTCGCGGGTCTTGCGGTACGTGTGCCAGGCGACCGCCACGGTGAACGGCGAGCCGTCGGCGACCGGATGGACGCCCATCGAGCCGAAGCCGGGCTTGTAGATCGGCGTGCCGTCGAACTTGATGCAGTCGACGCCCGCGCCGTCGGCGTCGAGGCATCGCACGAAGAGCCGGCAGGCGTCGGTCAGTTCCTTGTCGGAATAGGAATCGATGGACCCTTCGAGCGTGTACGCATAGTCGCGCAGCCAGAACGCCTCGTAGCCGATCCCTACCTGAGGCGGAAACGCGGTCGTGCCGTCGGCCATCGTCCGCGCCGAGGCCCGGATGATGCGATGCGCCTCGCCTTCGAGCCACGTCACGGCCTCGGGCAGCGTAGTGACCGCATCGGGTGGATCGGCCGTCGCCTGCGGAACAGCGACGAGGGTCAACAACAGGATCATGCATTGTCGGAGCATCGAATCGCCTCTCGCTTGTGTGTTGCTCACTGCAATTTCTCGTAGGGCCACATCGCGATGCCCCCGTCCAGGACGCGGATGTCCTCGAAGCCCGACGCGCGGAGGATCAGCGCTGCTTCGTAGCCGCGCAGCGAGATCTGGCCGAACGTCACGATCGGTTTGCCCTTCGGGATCTCCTCGATCCGTCCGCGCAACGTCGCCAGCGGGATCAGCGTCGCACCGGGCAGGCGGACCTGGTCGTGCTCGCCGGGCGTGCGGACGTCGAGAAAGACAAAGTCCTTCTTGTCCCGAAGCATCCGGTGCACTTCTTCGGCTGAGACGCCGACCATGTGACCGTCCAGCTTGTTGCGGGCGACGTTGGCGGCGGTAATCAGGTTGTCCATCGCCGGCGAGTAGGGCGGGGCGTAGCTGAGGTCGAGGCCCGCCACCTGATCGACGGTCATGCCGGCGGCAATCGCGGTGGCGGCCACGTCGATTCGCTTGTCTCCCGCGCCGGGCCCGACGGCCTGGACGCCGAGGAGCCGTCGCGTGTCGCGATCGACCACGAGCTTGAGCAACAGCAGGCGCGCGGTGGACAGGTAGTTGGCCCGGTCCGGCGCCGGCGCCAGCGCGACGGTCACCGTGTAGCCCAGTTCCTTCGCGGCGCGCTCCGTCAGGCCGGTGCGGGCGACGCAATAGTCGAAGACCTTGCAGATCGTGCTGCCGAGGATGCCCGGAAACGCGTCCTCGCCCCCGCAGAGGTTGACGGCGGCGACGCGGCCCTGCTTGTTGGCGGTCGAGCCCAGCGGGACATAGGCCGGTCGGCCGGTAAGGATGTCGGTGCATTCGACGCAATCGCCGGCCGCATAGATGTCCGGGTCCGACGTGCGCATCTGCTCGCTGACTTTGATCCCGCCGGTCTCGCCGATCTCCAGACCGGCCGCGCGGGCCAGAGCGGTGTTCGGGCGGACCCCGATGCCCATGATGACCAGATCGGCCGCCAGGGTCCCGCGGTCCGTCACGACGCGATGCACCTTGCCGTCGCCTTCGAACGCACAGACCTTGGTGTTCGTCAGGACCTTGACGCCGTTGGATTCGAGATGCAATTCGACCAGTCGCGCCATTTCCGCGTCCAGGATGCCCAGGGTCTGCGGCTGCATCTCGACGATGGTCACGCGGCACCCGCTGCGGGCCAGGGCCTCGGTCGTCTCCATGCCGATCAGGCCGCCGCCGACGATGACCACGTCGCGCGCCCGGTCGCCGGAAAGGCCGGCTTTGATCCCTTCGGCGTCCTGGACGCCGTGCAGGCAGAAGATGTTGTCGAGGTCGTGGCCGGGAATCGACGGCCGGATCGGCGAAGCGCCCGTGGCGAGCACCAGCTTGTCGTACTCCAGGTCGAATTCCTTCCGGCTGCCAAGCTCCTTGACACGGACGCTCCTGGCGGCGCGGTCGATCTTGATGGCCTCCGTCCGGCTGAGGATGCGCACGTTCTTGACCTTCTGAAAGAACACCGCGTCGCGCAGCGCCCCCATCGGCGTGCTCATCAGCTCCGCATGGTTCTTGACCTGCCCCGAGATGTAATAGGGCAGCCCGCAGCCGGCGTACGAGAGAAACTGGCCTTTCTCGACCACCGTGACACTGGCGTGGGGCATCAGCCGAATCACCTTGGCGGCGACCTTGGGCCCCGCGGCCACGCCGCCGACGATCACCACCTTCATGGCGCTCGATCTGTCGCTGTCTGTGAGGCTGTCGATCTCGCTCGGGTCGGCCATCGGAAGCTGGATGTCGAGTCGGGCGCCGCCGAGATCGGCCTTGCCGGCCTGGACGGTGCCCCCCAGCGCCTCGACGACCGCTTTGACGAACGACAATCCCAGTCCGACCCCGCCGCGCGTCGAGCTGCGCGCCGATGCGGTCCGATGGAACGGCTCGAAGACCTTCTCTCGCATCCCTTCGGGGATGCCCACGCCCGAATCGGCCACGCACAGATGGATGAGACGGTTCGCCGGTTCGGCGGTCAGCGTCAGCCGAACCTGGCCATGCGACGGGGTGTACTTGAAGGCGTTGTCAATCAGGGCATCCAGTGCTTCGGTCAGGGCCGGCTCCGTGCCATGGACGTACACTGGCTCGTCCTCCGCCTGCACCACGAAGGTCAGCCCGTATTCGATGGCCTTCTCTTCATAGCGCGTCCGGGTGCTGCGGACGATGCCCGCCACGTCCACGACGCCGTCGATATGCTCCTGACGTCCCAAGGCCGAGACGATGGCCAGCATCCGCCGCACGGTGGCGACGCCCTCGTCGCATCGCAGATTCGCCCGGGCGATCAGGTCCTTCTGCTTCGGTGTCAGAGGCCCGGCCACCTCGGTGGCCAGCACGTCCAGAAGGGTGCTGATGGTGCTGATCGGACTCTTGAGCTGATGCGCGATCAGCGAGGCGAATTGCAGGATCTCCGATTGACCGGGTTTGTTGTCGATCTCTTCCGCCATCGTTTCGGTTTACCTCTATCGTGTTGTCACTTGCCGCCGTCGCGGAACGCTCAATAGGGTTTTGTCCGGCCGGGCATGGCACAGGCGTACAGTCCATCGGGGCCCGGCGTGACGGGAGGGGCGGCGTCCCAATGGTAACGATCCGGACCGAGGTCGGTCTCGGACTTCATGGCGTCGTCCCATGTCACGATCTGCCCGGAGTAGGTCGCCATACGCCCGAGGATCGCGGTCATCGTGCTGCTGACGCCGTAGTCGCCTTCGTTGTACGCCTTGCCCGCATCGAGCGCCGCAAACAGGTGGTCGTGTTCGGCCTGATGGCCCGCGACGCCCGGATCGAATCGAACGGGTTTCTCGCCTTGCACGGTCAGCACGCCGCCGCCCAGATCGGCCTGACCCTTCGTGCCGTGGGCGATGCCGCCGAAGCTGCTCCAGCAATTGGGAATATGCCCGCAGAACAGGAACATCTTGGTCCCGTCGCCATAGGTGTATTCGACCGCGTGGTGGTCGTAAATCTCGCCGTAGTCGGGCCCGACGCGCACCTGCCTTCCGCCCATGCCCTGGGCTTCCACCGGGTGGTCGCCTTTGGCCCAGTCGACCAGATCGAGCGCGTGGACGGTCTGCTCGACGATCAGATCGCCGCAGAGCCAGTTGAAGTAGTACCAGTTGCGCATCTGGTATTCCATTTCGCTCTCGGCACTCTGGCGTCGATGGACCCACACGCCGGCATTGGTGCCATAGGCGCGCAGGAACGTGATCCGGCCGATGGCGCCGTCGTGGACGCGGGCGATCACCTCGCGGGCGTTGTTCTGGTGGCGAATGTTCAGGCCCACCGCGACCGCCAGGCCCCTGGCCTTGGCCCGCTCGTTGGCGGCGGCCACCTTGCGGATGCCGGGCACGTCCACCGCCACGGGCTTTTCCATGAACACGTGCTTGCCCGCGGCCACCGCCGCCTCGAACTGCTGCGGGCGAAATCCGGGTGGGGTCGCCAGGATCACGAGGTCCACGTCCGAATCCATCACACGCGCGTAGCCGTCCATGCCGACGAAGCGGCGCTCGGCCGGTACGTCCACGCGATCCGGGTGCGCCTCGGAAACACCCTGGCGGCTTCTATTGAGCCGATCCTCGAAGGCGTCGGCCATAGCGGTGAGCCTGGCGCGCGGACAGGCGTTGAGCGCCTGGACCGCGGCGCCGGCGCCGCGCCCGCCGCAGCCGATCAGGCCGATGCGCATGGCCCCGGTCCCGCCTGCATACGCCCGCGCCTGCAACGCAGCCGTCAGCGCCGTCACGGAGGCGGCGGTTACCGAACTGCGGAGGAACTGCCGGCGCGAAACCCGGCCTGCTCGTGATCTGTCTTGCGTCTCCATCGGCTCTCCTTTCCCCTTTCGGTTGGGTGGCATGCCTCAAGGCGTAGTGAAACGGAGCCTTGGGGATGGCACTCGCCATTATAACTGATCGGACGCGAGGGCCATAGATACAACTGAGCTGATCCGCTCAGAAGCGAACGGCCAACTGGATTCCGGCGCCCGCCTCGACGGGAAATGCTGTCAAGCTGGCCCGGTCTGGGTCGGGAAGGTTCATGAAGGCGTCGTGAATGAAGGCGGTTACGAAGTGCGCAAGCGCGGCGCCGAAGAGGACGTCCGATGGGTAGTGCTTGCGTCCCTCGACTCGGGCCCATGCGACGCCGCCGGCGAGGATGACGTTGCCGGTCTGCAGCACGGGTCGCACAGCAGCCGGAAGGTCGATGGAATCCAGGTTCCGATTGGAGGCGGTGGCGTAGGCGAAGGAAGTGGACGTGTGGCCCGACGGAAAACTGTGTTCATTGCTCTCGTTCGGTCGCTCCCGTCCGATCGCGCCTTGTAGCACGCCGGTCAGGCCTTGTGTGGCCACGACACCGGCCCCCTCCACCGCCATGCCCCTGACCTTGGCGGCGGCCCACGGGCCGGCCTGATCGCCGCTGGGGGTGGCCAGCGCCGTCGCCAGAGTCTCCAGGGCCAGGAACAGCCTGAGGCGGTCGCTGGCGTCTCGGGCGTCCTTCTCCGATCCGAAGACGGGGGTACGATCGGTCGCCCAGTCGGAGACTCTCTCATCGAAGTCGTCGATGGCGAACACCGCCGCTCCCGCCAGCGGGATGAGCGTGTGGGGACTGAGGAAGGCGTCCTTGGCCGCCTTGGCGATGCGGTTTGAGTCGAAGCAGGCGAAGGCATGCTGGCCCCAGCGGCTGCCGTCCGGCAACGTGCCGCAGCCCGTCGCCGCCATCGCCACGCCGACGGCGAAGAGCAGCAGGCCAGGCGTTTCGCGCCTCGTCCGGAGCGGGCGCGGGTGCCGATGCAAGACGAATCTGGCCATTCTACGGTCTCTCGATGCGCAGGACGACGGAGCGGTGCAGCGATGGGATGGTGATGGCGTCGTCGCGCAAGACTACCTGCGATTGTGTGTCGGTCCAGGGATCGTAGAGCTGCACGCTTGCGCCGGCGGGAATTCGGATGTGGGACAGGTCGATGCGGACGTCGGTCAGCGTCTCGGGCTTGTGGCCCTCGACCAGTTCCGTTCGCCAGTCGTTGCGCGCGTCGCGGCACCAGGCGAGGAACGTTTTGCGGCCGGCTAGGCCGTAGATGCGCAGCCGGTCATGCGCGATCGTGACCGGTTTGAACGCCTCGGCGGGCGGGTCGAGCCCCTCGATCGCCCGGGCGAACCGTGCGAAGTGATGCCACAGGTTCGGCTGTTCGATGGCCTGTCGCCACCACCAGACGTGGCCGGGGCCGGCGGCCCCGCTGAAGAACGGCGCGAACAGCATGTCGTGCAGGAGCGTTCCGTCGGGGTCCTTGGCGTACAGTTCCGAGCAGCCCGTGTGTCGCGGCTTGACGGCCCCGGTCTCGGTCAGGATGATCGGCTTGCCCGCGTCGAACGCGATCAACTCATGGACCGACTGCGCGGCCAGGACATCGACCGGGCCGTGACAAATCTCCCAGCCGGCGCCTTCGTCGAGGTAGCGGTGGACCTGGGCGATGTCGTTGTCCTCCAGCAGGCACAGCGTGCGATAGCTGGCACGTTTGTTCTCCCAGTCGTAGCTGCCGAGGCTCTGGATGG is from Anaerobaca lacustris and encodes:
- a CDS encoding FAD-dependent oxidoreductase; its protein translation is MAEEIDNKPGQSEILQFASLIAHQLKSPISTISTLLDVLATEVAGPLTPKQKDLIARANLRCDEGVATVRRMLAIVSALGRQEHIDGVVDVAGIVRSTRTRYEEKAIEYGLTFVVQAEDEPVYVHGTEPALTEALDALIDNAFKYTPSHGQVRLTLTAEPANRLIHLCVADSGVGIPEGMREKVFEPFHRTASARSSTRGGVGLGLSFVKAVVEALGGTVQAGKADLGGARLDIQLPMADPSEIDSLTDSDRSSAMKVVIVGGVAAGPKVAAKVIRLMPHASVTVVEKGQFLSYAGCGLPYYISGQVKNHAELMSTPMGALRDAVFFQKVKNVRILSRTEAIKIDRAARSVRVKELGSRKEFDLEYDKLVLATGASPIRPSIPGHDLDNIFCLHGVQDAEGIKAGLSGDRARDVVIVGGGLIGMETTEALARSGCRVTIVEMQPQTLGILDAEMARLVELHLESNGVKVLTNTKVCAFEGDGKVHRVVTDRGTLAADLVIMGIGVRPNTALARAAGLEIGETGGIKVSEQMRTSDPDIYAAGDCVECTDILTGRPAYVPLGSTANKQGRVAAVNLCGGEDAFPGILGSTICKVFDYCVARTGLTERAAKELGYTVTVALAPAPDRANYLSTARLLLLKLVVDRDTRRLLGVQAVGPGAGDKRIDVAATAIAAGMTVDQVAGLDLSYAPPYSPAMDNLITAANVARNKLDGHMVGVSAEEVHRMLRDKKDFVFLDVRTPGEHDQVRLPGATLIPLATLRGRIEEIPKGKPIVTFGQISLRGYEAALILRASGFEDIRVLDGGIAMWPYEKLQ
- a CDS encoding Gfo/Idh/MocA family protein, whose translation is METQDRSRAGRVSRRQFLRSSVTAASVTALTAALQARAYAGGTGAMRIGLIGCGGRGAGAAVQALNACPRARLTAMADAFEDRLNRSRQGVSEAHPDRVDVPAERRFVGMDGYARVMDSDVDLVILATPPGFRPQQFEAAVAAGKHVFMEKPVAVDVPGIRKVAAANERAKARGLAVAVGLNIRHQNNAREVIARVHDGAIGRITFLRAYGTNAGVWVHRRQSAESEMEYQMRNWYYFNWLCGDLIVEQTVHALDLVDWAKGDHPVEAQGMGGRQVRVGPDYGEIYDHHAVEYTYGDGTKMFLFCGHIPNCWSSFGGIAHGTKGQADLGGGVLTVQGEKPVRFDPGVAGHQAEHDHLFAALDAGKAYNEGDYGVSSTMTAILGRMATYSGQIVTWDDAMKSETDLGPDRYHWDAAPPVTPGPDGLYACAMPGRTKPY
- a CDS encoding phosphatase PAP2 family protein, producing the protein MARFVLHRHPRPLRTRRETPGLLLFAVGVAMAATGCGTLPDGSRWGQHAFACFDSNRIAKAAKDAFLSPHTLIPLAGAAVFAIDDFDERVSDWATDRTPVFGSEKDARDASDRLRLFLALETLATALATPSGDQAGPWAAAKVRGMAVEGAGVVATQGLTGVLQGAIGRERPNESNEHSFPSGHTSTSFAYATASNRNLDSIDLPAAVRPVLQTGNVILAGGVAWARVEGRKHYPSDVLFGAALAHFVTAFIHDAFMNLPDPDRASLTAFPVEAGAGIQLAVRF
- a CDS encoding cellulase family glycosylhydrolase → MKKTQSILLIAVGVLFVGANHDSPLHAATKPDDLASFVVISPRDSRYFELSNGRPYVPIGFNLVNPPRESEFDWIFQIMAANRINYVRVWLGHADWNVERDKPLQFDSERARVIDRFLAMARANGVRVKMCLEHFRDIRAERQRWSDNTIYHKANGGFYESMHEYLSSSRGREHFKAKLDWYAKRYGDEPAVFAWELWNEMNAVRDSEWLDWTRAMLPELKRRFPHNLAIQSLGSYDWENKRASYRTLCLLEDNDIAQVHRYLDEGAGWEICHGPVDVLAAQSVHELIAFDAGKPIILTETGAVKPRHTGCSELYAKDPDGTLLHDMLFAPFFSGAAGPGHVWWWRQAIEQPNLWHHFARFARAIEGLDPPAEAFKPVTIAHDRLRIYGLAGRKTFLAWCRDARNDWRTELVEGHKPETLTDVRIDLSHIRIPAGASVQLYDPWTDTQSQVVLRDDAITIPSLHRSVVLRIERP